The following coding sequences are from one Musa acuminata AAA Group cultivar baxijiao chromosome BXJ1-6, Cavendish_Baxijiao_AAA, whole genome shotgun sequence window:
- the LOC135677221 gene encoding uncharacterized protein LOC135677221 — MAIHQSTKIALCVAFLGCLSFLLGILAENKKPAQGTPIIGKDVVVCKYPSDPVIAFGSLAIVSLLLSAIVGHVAVYFPYKGKSVPTSSLFQNTTLFVFFIIAEAVTTLALVMLMWATITEGLHRSRNVHHDLEYLCPTAKTGLFGGAAFLALDAALFWLICQMLTLNARADYFDEDDPKGEYGQVYADELENTENKHSSV, encoded by the exons ATGGCAATACATCAAAGCACAAAAATTGCACTTTGTGTGGCTTTTCTTGGGTGTCTGTCTTTCTTACTTGGCATACTTGCAGAAAACAAAAAG CCTGCACAAGGAACTCCAATCATAGGAAAGGATGTTGTTGTCTGCAAGTACCCAAGTGATCCGGTAATTGCATTTGGATCTCTAGCTATTGTGTCACTCCTGCTTTCTGCTATTGTAGGACACGTCGCAGTTTACTTCCCATACAAAGGCAAGTCTGTTCCAACCTCTAGTTTGTTCCAGAACACTACATTGTTCGTCTTCTTCATCATTGCAGA GGCTGTTACAACTTTGGCTCTGGTGATGTTGATGTGGGCAACCATCACCGAAGGCCTTCATCGTTCTCGCAACGTTCATCACGATCTCGAATACCTCTGCCCGACAGCGAAGACTGGTCTCTTCGGCGGTGCTGCTTTTCTTGCCCTCGATGCTGCCCTCTTTTGGCTCATCTGCCAAATGTTGACGCTCAATGCCAGAGCTGATTACTTTGACGAGGACGATCCTAAAGGGGAGTACGGACAGGTTTATGCAGATGAGTTAGAGAACACTGAGAACAAGCATTCATCAGTCTAG
- the LOC135677572 gene encoding zinc finger protein ZAT11-like: MESMNVADVPTLLTRGGGGEGTISVPSRASSVRVFWCRTCHRQFPSFQALGGHRASHKKPRLAEDRHGHACSVSGLEFAVSQALGGHMRQHCTGGAPHGLTEKKPGKRRGLWLDLNMPPSDDV, encoded by the coding sequence ATGGAGAGCATGAACGTAGCTGATGTCCCGACGCTCCTCACTCGCGGCGGAGGCGGAGAGGGCACCATCAGCGTCCCGTCGCGGGCGTCTTCGGTGCGGGTTTTCTGGTGCAGGACCTGCCACCGTCAGTTCCCCTCCTTCCAAGCCCTCGGAGGCCACCGCGCGAGCCACAAGAAGCCGAGGCTCGCGGAGGACCGCCACGGCCACGCCTGCTCCGTCTCGGGACTCGAGTTCGCCGTCAGCCAGGCGTTAGGCGGCCACATGAGGCAGCACTGCACCGGCGGCGCGCCTCATGGCCTCACGGAGAAGAAGCCCGGCAAGAGGAGGGGCCTGTGGTTGGACCTGAACATGCCGCCGTCCGACGACGTTTGA